In one Parvibaculum sp. genomic region, the following are encoded:
- a CDS encoding TetR/AcrR family transcriptional regulator, translating into MAYRQTDKVSARLAETRRGILDAARDLVAEGGFAAAQVSEVARRAGIATGTIYRYFSSKEELCRQIFREVSAQEMDRLALIAASDAPARTRLVEVLQTFAGRAIRGRRLAYALLAEPVDANLAEERAFFRRTHAEIFARILEDGIASGELPETNVKIAAACIAGAIPTALIGPLAPQSHELDENPDRVVDEIVAFCLAGVGAGLPERKAGKIERRAKA; encoded by the coding sequence TTGGCCTATCGCCAGACAGACAAGGTTTCAGCCCGGCTCGCCGAGACGCGGCGCGGCATTCTCGATGCCGCGCGCGATCTCGTGGCGGAAGGCGGCTTCGCGGCGGCGCAGGTGAGTGAAGTTGCGCGCCGCGCCGGCATCGCCACCGGCACGATCTATCGCTACTTCTCGTCCAAGGAAGAACTCTGCCGCCAGATCTTTCGCGAAGTTTCGGCGCAGGAGATGGACAGGCTCGCCCTCATCGCGGCAAGCGATGCGCCGGCGCGCACACGTCTGGTCGAAGTGCTGCAAACCTTCGCCGGCCGCGCCATCCGCGGACGCCGCCTCGCCTATGCGTTGCTCGCCGAGCCGGTCGACGCCAATCTTGCCGAGGAACGCGCCTTCTTCCGTCGTACCCATGCCGAAATTTTCGCGCGCATCCTCGAAGACGGGATCGCGTCGGGCGAACTTCCCGAAACGAATGTGAAGATCGCGGCCGCCTGCATCGCCGGCGCCATCCCGACGGCGCTGATCGGACCGCTCGCGCCGCAATCGCACGAACTCGATGAAAACCCCGACCGCGTCGTCGACGAAATTGTCGCCTTCTGCCTTGCCGGCGTCGGCGCGGGCCTGCCCGAACGGAAAGCCGGAAAGATCGAACGGAGAGCAAAAGCATGA